The Oryzias latipes chromosome 16, ASM223467v1 genome includes a region encoding these proteins:
- the LOC105355926 gene encoding zinc finger protein 804B isoform X1, whose translation MGPKPREHPGMACSTCYYLVISSTHLSNGHIRRVKGVFRGPLCASSDSPECTERALGCSAEDLKSLFYCELCDKQYLRHQEFDNHINSYDHAHKQRLKELQHREFVRNVASKSWKDQRKEEKALRRLHQLAQLQQETQRIPKKACELRQQEDQGPEEKPENFRFTQQTFASQHRTQSIQSEVSCRPLFQKPIAAAESPLITSTADTSPPAVQSQSSHSLCPKLPLPTQGKVGGRLGVSFCFSRRGPRLEPSASVFSDLEEEEREKREQIKERIKEIMEDIDREIGEADERKRSVSAKKDQSRSNCVSLRDIQPVPEGGMRDLMEKTDKEEDSFPFSRTAFDNQIRDTKLQTEVTVWDTPLGRMDINHKEIEAGRKQGAQTKREESSFVSVLGKDDSTHLRWPVSLLKFTKSQPHVSYSCNPLCMNLHPPEKLTEELQESQQNQLGAFSDESNPCLPAAPAPHAHSHLQTKARHEQGAHEQENNKIYNQEENIDEQPEAHLILKNKCLACLVTRPQCGDERECRTSEGNCERAAFHPFDPTQTDSSGTNSTNPLGGRLKDEKRIRRRAITALSCKLESVTQLATQGTCISPSRCDYRSETMSKCANTPMPCVCVPKVSPRRRKKHTKKHKLRKTKQTEGRKASKKQQSVKCKVRSVVSAVSAGLQSREETGGSSGKRRRQREKRMRRVAVAWSHCLPGRCEAEPVSVSVRKRRPHRNHNTEFKSQQGRAQAERSGIHSQLSRHAANRGNKGVGNTEGDGGTFPWRSHFSSHSFSPGCNSKPFWERGHHSNPRSFIDCCYPDNSCGSSPPKRRKVLHGDRTFIHNKRNCEVWEDRGREIAGHSGYRDRDLISDTGQWEWMRGSCEDDDEEGKSRTAWSLKNSSIEWDNVETFTPSPDSWRRTCRNYSTEDLDWDRRSMDRWTWGSSDNWEDRGTYRSLSGSRRSTESRESPCSMWRCTVTRKSSLKPFSSHESWRKRRRHQSVIRTQISQSPRSCSPCSSTNTSELSSEWSRSSTFSVDSMNGVRISSCRMSSHSAEKKHSSPLSSSYALPCISSQSPIRASSPKNSNLTMKHCESSSPKLKERNSQPDCSPQLSTHVTPGSSDKTLTALCPTKTLAQKPARILVFPLIGKLPAIQRKARGIKGLLEKSHDRQKGESQQEDLGTTFDRSTHALDDPDPSTLPNPVKQIRTCDKRTGGETAQPISFSAAEMDKYRLLQEQAREHMQKVLETEHESGDAHLQMDSTPNFEPLGDHYYSAGLQVPAKPDQLLHKESMERHVHHALHNSLPAPHLSPQENITQSMALEVPNLPPLPPISNLHHVIFQHAALSMPLHSSSASSSSLSPAFHPHLPPHPPSVPNPFALPPLSISSLFPSLLLSHHPFSFPHQSPVFHTSALTPLFPVGLQPLNPQPFMDRSWPGRFQQKAI comes from the exons gaATGCACAGAGAGAGCTTTGGGTTGCTCAGCAGAGGATCTGAAGTCGCTTTTCTACTGTGAGCTGTGTGACAAGCAGTACCTGAGACATCAGGAGTTTGACAACCACATCAACTCCTATGACCACGCACACAAGCAG AGACTGAAAGAGCTCCAGCACAGAGAGTTTGTTCGCAATGTGGCCTCAAAATCTTGGAAGGACCAGCGCAAAGAGGAGAAGGCTCTCAGGCGTCTGCACCAGCTCGCACAACTGCAGCAAGAAACCCAGAG aaTCCCAAAAAAGGCGTGTGAGTTGCGACAGCAAGAGGACCAAGGTCCTGAGGAAAAACCTGAAAACTTTCGCTTCACACAACAAACCTTTGCTTCTCAACACAGGACTCAAAGCATTCAGTCAGAAGTTTCATGCCGACCTCTTTTCCAAAAACCTATTGCTGCAGCCGAGTCCCCGCTGATCACTTCCACTGCTGATACAAGCCCTCCTGCAGTGCAGAGCCAGTCTTCCCACAGCTTGTGTCCCAAGCTGCCTCTCCCTACACAAGGGAAAGTGGGAGGCAGGCTTGGAGTATCCTTCTGCTTTTCACGCAGAGGGCCCCGACTGGAGCCTTCTGCCTCTGTCTTCTCCGACCtggaggaagaagagagggagaAGCGAgagcaaataaaagaaagaataaaagagATAATGGAAGATATCGACAGGGAAATTGGGGAGGCTGATGAAAGGAAACGCAGTGTGAGTGCAAAGAAGGACCAGTCGAGATCTAATTGTGTCTCACTTCGTGACATTCAGCCTGTCCCAGAAGGGGGGATGAGAGACCTGATGGAGAAGACAGACAAAGAGGAAGACAGTTTCCCTTTTTCCAGAACTGCATTTGACAATCAGATCCGTGACACAAAATTACAGACAGAAGTGACTGTGTGGGACACGCCGTTGGGCCGCATGGACATAAACCACAAAGAAATTGAGGCTGGGAGAAAACAAGGAGCACAGACTAAGAGGGAGGAGAGTTCGTTTGTGTCTGTTCTGGGGAAAGATGATTCAACTCATCTGAGATGGCCTGTCAGTTTGCTTAAATTCACCAAATCTCAGCCGCACGTCTCTTACAGCTGCAACCCGCTCTGCATGAACCTGCATCCACCTGAGAAACTCACAGAGGAACTACAAGAGTCACAACAAAATCAATTGGGGGCTTTTTCAGATGAATCAAATCCCTGTCTACCAGCTGCTCCTGCACCACATGCTCATTCCCATTTGCAAACGAAGGCAAGACATGAGCAGGGTGCACACGAACAAGAAAATAATAAGATTTATAATCAGGAAGAGAACATCGATGAGCAGCCAGAAGCACATCTGATCCTTAAAAACAAATGCCTTGCATGCTTAGTTACAAGACCACAATGTGGTGATGAAAGAGAATGCAGAACAAGCGAGGGGAACTGTGAGAGGGCAGCTTTCCATCCATTTGACCCCACTCAGACTGACAGCTCTGGTACAAACTCCACAAATCCTCTGGGAGGCAGACTAAAGGATGAAAAAAGGATCAGGAGGAGAGCCATCACAGCCCTGAGCTGTAAATTAGAATCTGTCACCCAGCTGGCCACGCAGGGGACATGCATCAGCCCATCCAGGTGTGATTACAGGAGTGAGACAATGAGCAAGTGTGCCAACACTCCAATGCCATGCGTGTGTGTCCCAAAAGTGTCGCCcagaaggaggaaaaaacacaCCAAGAAGCACAAACTGAGAAAGACAAAGCAGACTGAGGGGAGAAAGGCTTCAAAGAAGCAGCAGTCGGTAAAGTGCAAAGTTAGAAGTGTTGTCTCTGCAGTTTCTGCTGGATTACAGAGCAGAGAAGAAACTGGGGGAAGCTCCGGAAAGAGAAGGAGGCAAAGAGaaaagaggatgaggagggtgGCTGTAGCATGGAGCCACTGTCTCCCGGGGAGATGTGAGGCTGAGCCAGTATCTGTCTCTGTCAGGAAGCGGAGGCCTCATAGGAACCACAACACTGAATTCAAGTCACAGCAAGGCAGAGCGCAGGCAGAGCGCTCCGGCATCCACTCTCAACTCAGCAGACACGCAGCAAACAGGGGTAATAAGGGGGTGGGAAATACAGAAGGAGATGGGGGGACTTTTCCCTGGCGGTCTCACTTCTCCTCGCACTCCTTTTCACCAGGTTGTAACTCAAAGCCGTTTTGGGAAAGGGGTCACCATAGCAACCCCAGGAGTTTCATTGACTGCTGTTACCCTGACAACAGCTGTGGTAGCAGCCcaccaaaaaggagaaaagttcTCCATGGGGACAGGACATTCATTCATAATAAGAGGAACTGTGAAGTCTGGGAGGACAGGGGAAGGGAAATAGCAGGACATTCAGGCTACAGAGACAGAGACCTGATTTCAGATACAGGGCAGTGGGAGTGGATGAGGGGGAGctgtgaagatgatgatgaggaagGTAAGTCAAGGACTGCCTGGAGCCTAAAAAACAGTTCAATAGAGTGGGATAATGTGGAAACATTTACTCCTAGTCCTGACAGCTGGCGTAGGACATGCAGAAACTATAGCACAGAAGATTTAGACTGGGACAGAAGGAGCATGGACAGGTGGACATGGGGCAGCAGTGACAACTGGGAGGACAGGGGCACATACAGGTCCCTTTCAGGGTCCAGGAGGAGCACAGAAAGCAGGGAAAGTCCATGCAGCATGTGGCGATGCACAGTCACCAGAAAGTCCAGTTTAAAACCGTTTTCGAGTCATGAAAGCTGGAGAAAGAGACGTCGCCATCAGAGTGTGATCAGGACTCAGATCAGCCAAAGCCCACGCTCCTGCAGCCCATGCAGTAGCACCAACACATCTGAGCTGAGCAGTGAATGGAGCAGGAGCAGCACTTTTTCGGTGGACAGTATGAATGGGGTGAGGATCAGCTCATGCAGGATGTCCTCACACTCTGCTGAAAAAAAGCACAGCAGCCCCTTATCCTCCTCATATGCCCTTCCCTGCATCTCATCTCAGTCCCCTATCCGTGCATCGTCTCCAAAAAATTCCAACCTGACAATGAAACACTGTGAAAGCAGCTCCCCAAAGCTCAAAGAAAGGAATTCACAACCAGACTGCTCCCCTCAGCTCAGCACCCATGTCACACCAGGCAGCTCAGACAAAACTCTGACAGCCCTGTGTCCCACTAAGACTCTGGCCCAAAAGCCTGCGAGAATATTGGTTTTCCCTCTTATCGGAAAACTTCCGGCAATACAGAGAAAGGCGAGAGGAATCAAAGGACTGTTGGAGAAAAGTCACGACAGGCAGAAAGGCGAGAGCCAGCAAGAGGATCTCGGCACAACTTTTGACCGTTCAACACATGCCTTGGATGATCCAGATCCCAGCACTTTGCCAAATCCTGTGAAGCAGATTAGGACCTGTGACAAGCGGACAGGTGGAGAGACCGCTCAACCAATTAGCTTTTCGGCTGCAGAGATGGACAAATATCGTCTGTTACAGGAACAGGCAAGAGAGCACATGCAGAAAGTCTTGGAAACAGAACACGAGAGTGGAGATGCACACCTACAGATGGACTCTACCCCCAACTTTGAGCCATTGGGCGACCACTACTATTCTGCAGGTTTGCAGGTCCCTGCAAAGCCAGATCAGTTGTTGCATAAAGAATCAATGGAAAGACATGTTCACCATGCTCTCCATAACAGTCTCCCCGCCCCACACTTGAGCCCACAAGAGAACATCACACAATCAATGGCTCTGGAAGTCCCTAACCTCCCCCCTCTACCACCAATCTCCAATCTGCATCATGTCATTTTCCAACACGCAGCTCTCTCCATGCCCCTGCACTCGTCCTCCGCTTCCAGCTCTTCCCTCTCTCCTGCTTTCCATCCACATCTGCCACCTCACCCTCCTTCTGTCCCAAATCCCTTTGCCCTCCCTCCCCTCTCCATCTCTTCCCTGTTTCCCTCCCTCCTGCTCTCACATCACCCCTTCTCTTTCCCTCACCAATCCCCGGTTTTCCACACGTCGGCGCTCACCCCGCTCTTCCCTGTAGGCCTTCAGCCGCTGAACCCGCAGCCTTTCATGGACAGATCGTGGCCGGGGAGGTTTCAGCAGAAGGCGATATGA